ATCAAAGCAAAAGGCGATTATCACATTCTCATATTTACATAGTATTTTAAGTTAGTTAGCAGCAGGGATCATTAAGCTGATACTGGTGAGAATTATGCCAAGTATGAGTCCTCAATATGCCTGCTGCTGATACCAAATTTAATCACCGTGGAGCCGGGGCTGCTTATTATCTTAGCGAGCAACAACGGGCTAGAATAAAACTATTGTCTCGCTCTTGGGTATGGCGGCTGGAATTGCCTACCTGGATATTGATAGGGGTTATTTATACTGGCTGGTTTGCTTGTGTTATTTATTGGCAGCAATTAGGCACAGTGCTAGTAAGCATACTGCTAATATTATTTACCGCGTGGTATATGTCACTACAACATGAGCTGATTCATGGTCATCCAACTCGCTGGCGAGGGGTAAATCAGCTGTTAGGTACTTTGCCACTGGCAGTATGGTACCCCTATGGTCTTTATCGTGACTCCCATATTCAACACCATAAAGATGAGGATCTGACTCATCCTGAAAAAGATCCAGAATGCTATTATTACACCGCAAAGCAATGGCAACATTTTCCGCAATTATTCAAAGGTATTGTTCGTATTAGCAATACCTTTTCTGGCCGATTAATTTTGGGACCCGCGTTAGATATCATCGCCACCATTCGCAGTACAATCCGTGCTTTTATTACCGGCGATCATCCGGCC
The sequence above is drawn from the Yersinia enterocolitica subsp. enterocolitica genome and encodes:
- a CDS encoding fatty acid desaturase, whose product is MPAADTKFNHRGAGAAYYLSEQQRARIKLLSRSWVWRLELPTWILIGVIYTGWFACVIYWQQLGTVLVSILLILFTAWYMSLQHELIHGHPTRWRGVNQLLGTLPLAVWYPYGLYRDSHIQHHKDEDLTHPEKDPECYYYTAKQWQHFPQLFKGIVRISNTFSGRLILGPALDIIATIRSTIRAFITGDHPAIAMWLAHFGLLGLLFYWMAGYGISAIFYILVISYPALSLTKVRSFFEHRVAENSAARSTLNEAAWPWRLLFLNLNYHLVHHDLPALPWYGLRRIYLESRVQYQHRSEQFVVNGYTEWFEAFVFTALEIEIHPFYDSENKAPAEERLHTVIDRGNGHTESV